In Devosia beringensis, a single window of DNA contains:
- the phnD gene encoding phosphonate ABC transporter substrate-binding protein, whose translation MTAIRKILLASVALTMTTAAFAQDATVLRIGLDGGENESDQLRRSECVAEPLKAATGATEVQFFPSPDYNGVIQGLLGGTIDIAIMGASSYASIYLSDPEAVDPVLTTQQEDGSTGYHSIMVARKDSGITDLASTKGKKLGFADPDSTSGYLVPNVALPAELGAPIAEFYSETGFGGGHENLVLGVLDGTWDAGTTFGSGQGEFSEGYTSGNLKIMVDKGLLDMDDLVEVWQSPIIPNGPLMVSNKLSADMKEKVTAFFKGLPEADFECFDAFTAGGYTNFVDADQTMYQTIIDARKSVIGG comes from the coding sequence ATGACCGCGATCCGCAAAATCCTGCTGGCCTCCGTGGCCCTCACCATGACCACTGCAGCCTTCGCCCAGGACGCCACCGTCCTGCGCATCGGCCTCGATGGCGGCGAGAACGAGAGCGACCAGCTGCGTCGCTCCGAATGCGTTGCCGAGCCGCTCAAGGCCGCAACCGGCGCCACCGAAGTCCAGTTCTTCCCATCGCCCGACTATAATGGCGTGATCCAGGGCCTGCTCGGCGGCACCATCGACATCGCCATCATGGGCGCCTCGTCCTATGCCTCGATCTACCTGTCGGACCCAGAGGCCGTTGATCCGGTCCTGACCACCCAGCAGGAAGACGGCTCGACCGGCTACCACTCGATCATGGTTGCCCGCAAGGACAGCGGCATCACCGACCTGGCCTCGACCAAGGGCAAGAAGCTCGGCTTTGCCGATCCTGACTCGACCTCGGGCTACCTGGTTCCCAACGTCGCCCTGCCAGCCGAGCTCGGCGCCCCCATCGCTGAATTCTACAGCGAAACCGGCTTCGGCGGCGGTCACGAAAACCTGGTTCTCGGCGTGCTCGACGGCACCTGGGATGCCGGCACCACCTTCGGCTCGGGCCAGGGTGAATTCTCCGAAGGCTATACCTCGGGCAACCTCAAGATCATGGTCGACAAGGGCCTGCTCGACATGGACGACCTGGTGGAAGTCTGGCAGTCGCCAATCATCCCGAACGGCCCGCTCATGGTCTCCAACAAGCTCAGCGCCGACATGAAGGAAAAGGTCACCGCCTTCTTCAAGGGCCTGCCCGAAGCCGACTTCGAGTGCTTCGACGCCTTCACCGCCGGCGGTTACACCAACTTCGTCGACGCCGACCAGACCATGTACCAGACCATCATCGACGCCCGTAAGTCGGTCATCGGCGGCTGA
- the phnC gene encoding phosphonate ABC transporter ATP-binding protein: MMLKISNVSRRFGDKLAVDSVSLEIPQGQMVGVIGRSGAGKSTLLRMINRLADVSSGYIEYDGVRTSELRGQALRNWQRDCAMIFQQFNLVPRLDVITNVMLGRLNGRHPLLNLLQIFSADEQLEALKALERLDIAPTALQWAQTLSGGQQQRVAIARALMQGPKMILADEPIASLDPRNAQIVMDSLRDINAEGITVITNLHTLDTARAYCERIIGMAQGKVVFDGTPDELTTDVARTLYGADGLKEAFSEAMTSTSLAPLAPPVIHPASANPAS; encoded by the coding sequence CTGATGCTGAAGATCTCCAATGTTTCGCGACGATTTGGTGACAAGCTCGCTGTCGACAGCGTCAGCCTCGAAATCCCGCAGGGCCAGATGGTCGGCGTCATCGGCCGCTCCGGCGCCGGCAAGTCGACCCTGCTGCGCATGATCAACCGCCTCGCCGACGTCTCGTCGGGCTATATCGAATATGACGGCGTGCGCACCTCCGAGCTGCGCGGCCAGGCCCTGCGCAACTGGCAGCGCGACTGCGCCATGATCTTCCAGCAGTTCAACCTGGTGCCCCGCCTCGACGTCATCACCAATGTCATGCTCGGCCGCCTCAATGGCCGCCATCCCCTGCTCAACCTGCTGCAGATCTTTTCCGCCGATGAGCAGCTCGAGGCGCTCAAGGCGCTCGAGCGCCTCGACATCGCCCCGACCGCCTTGCAGTGGGCGCAGACCCTGTCGGGCGGCCAGCAGCAGCGCGTCGCCATCGCCCGGGCGCTGATGCAGGGGCCCAAGATGATCCTGGCCGACGAGCCGATCGCCAGCCTCGACCCGCGCAATGCCCAGATCGTCATGGACAGCCTGCGCGACATCAATGCCGAGGGCATTACCGTCATCACCAACCTGCACACGCTCGACACCGCCCGCGCCTATTGCGAGCGCATCATCGGCATGGCGCAGGGCAAGGTGGTGTTCGACGGCACGCCCGACGAGCTGACCACCGATGTCGCCCGCACGCTCTACGGCGCCGATGGGCTCAAGGAGGCTTTCTCGGAAGCCATGACCTCGACATCGCTGGCGCCGCTGGCGCCGCCCGTCATCCATCCCGCAAGCGCCAATCCCGCTTCGTAA
- a CDS encoding DapH/DapD/GlmU-related protein, with protein sequence MKKLGLEPSINPTAHVMESTLGRYTEVGAGCTVAYSSLGDYSYCVSNTQIAYSSIGKFANIAAHVRIYASMHPMERASLHHFTYRSAQYFEGEEDDQSFFDWRESTPISIGHDTWIGHGAVIMPGITIGNGAIIGSNAVVTKDVADFAIAVGVPARTIKQRFSDDVASRLDAMKWWDWSHDKLHQALPDFRKLGIEAFLEKYEG encoded by the coding sequence ATGAAAAAGCTTGGTCTCGAACCCTCCATTAATCCGACCGCCCATGTCATGGAGTCGACCCTTGGCCGCTATACCGAAGTGGGCGCCGGCTGCACCGTCGCCTATTCTAGCCTGGGCGACTATTCCTACTGCGTCAGCAATACCCAGATCGCCTATTCCAGCATCGGCAAGTTCGCCAATATCGCCGCCCATGTGCGCATCTATGCCAGCATGCACCCGATGGAACGCGCCTCGCTGCACCATTTCACCTATCGCTCGGCGCAGTATTTCGAGGGCGAGGAGGATGATCAGAGCTTTTTCGACTGGCGCGAGAGCACGCCCATCAGCATCGGCCACGACACCTGGATCGGCCATGGCGCGGTGATCATGCCCGGCATCACCATCGGCAATGGCGCCATTATCGGCTCCAATGCGGTGGTGACCAAGGACGTCGCCGATTTCGCCATTGCCGTGGGTGTTCCCGCCCGGACCATCAAGCAGCGCTTTTCCGACGACGTGGCATCACGGCTCGATGCGATGAAGTGGTGGGACTGGAGCCACGACAAGCTGCACCAGGCGCTGCCCGATTTCCGCAAGCTGGGGATCGAGGCGTTTCTGGAGAAGTATGAGGGGTAG
- the phnL gene encoding phosphonate C-P lyase system protein PhnL, whose translation MMTALTVKNLSKTFTMHLRDGVVLPVVENVNFHVQPGECVVLGGPSGAGKSSILKMVYGNYGVDAGAIVIQHHGEAVDLATADPRTVLTLRRDSIGYVSQFLRTVPRVSALDVVAEPLVIRGVDKGEAQGRARALLARLNLPERLWSLPPATFSGGEQQRVNIARGFITDHPVLLLDEPTASLDATNRAVVVAMIGEKKAAGVALLGIFHDEEVREAVADRILDVTAFAPRMAA comes from the coding sequence ATGATGACCGCCCTTACCGTCAAAAATCTCTCAAAGACCTTTACCATGCATCTGCGCGACGGGGTCGTGCTGCCGGTGGTGGAGAATGTGAACTTTCACGTCCAGCCCGGCGAATGCGTCGTGCTGGGCGGGCCGTCAGGGGCCGGCAAGAGCTCGATCCTCAAAATGGTATATGGCAATTATGGCGTCGATGCCGGCGCCATCGTCATCCAGCATCATGGCGAGGCCGTGGATCTGGCCACGGCCGATCCGCGCACCGTGCTGACGCTGCGGCGGGACTCCATCGGCTATGTCAGCCAGTTCCTGCGCACCGTGCCGCGCGTTTCGGCGCTCGACGTCGTGGCCGAGCCGCTGGTGATCCGCGGGGTGGACAAGGGCGAGGCGCAGGGCAGGGCGCGCGCTTTGCTGGCCCGGCTCAACCTGCCCGAACGGCTCTGGAGCCTGCCGCCGGCGACCTTTTCGGGCGGCGAACAGCAGCGCGTCAACATTGCCCGCGGCTTCATCACCGATCATCCGGTGCTGCTGCTCGACGAGCCGACCGCCTCGCTCGACGCCACCAATCGCGCTGTCGTCGTCGCCATGATCGGCGAGAAGAAGGCGGCCGGCGTGGCGCTGCTGGGGATTTTCCACGACGAGGAAGTGCGCGAGGCAGTCGCCGACCGCATTCTCGACGTCACCGCCTTTGCCCCGAGGATGGCAGCATGA
- the phnK gene encoding phosphonate C-P lyase system protein PhnK, which translates to MSTEPLLKVDNLTKYYGSRLGCADVSFELWPGEVLAIVGESGSGKTTLLNSLSATLEPTSGQTHYRMRDGEWRNIYDLSEAERRFLVRTDWGFVHQNPADGLRMTVSAGANVGERLMAVGDRHYGHIRDTALDWLGRVEIAADRIDDQPRSFSGGMRQRLQIARNLVTGPRLVFMDEPTGGLDVSVQARLLDLLRGLVGELGLAAIVVTHDLAVARLLSHRMMVMKDGYVIEAGLTDRVLDDPREPYTQLLVSSILQV; encoded by the coding sequence ATGAGCACTGAACCCCTCCTCAAGGTCGACAACCTGACCAAATATTACGGCTCGCGCCTCGGCTGCGCCGATGTCAGCTTCGAGCTCTGGCCCGGCGAAGTGCTGGCCATTGTCGGGGAATCCGGCTCGGGCAAGACCACCTTGCTCAATTCGCTGTCGGCGACGCTCGAGCCGACGTCGGGCCAGACGCATTACCGCATGCGGGACGGGGAATGGCGCAATATCTATGACCTCAGCGAAGCCGAGCGGCGCTTTCTCGTGCGGACGGACTGGGGCTTCGTGCACCAGAACCCGGCCGACGGGCTGCGCATGACCGTTTCGGCCGGCGCCAATGTCGGCGAGCGGCTGATGGCGGTGGGCGACCGCCACTATGGTCATATCCGCGACACGGCGCTCGACTGGCTGGGTCGCGTGGAAATCGCCGCCGACCGTATCGACGACCAGCCGCGATCCTTCTCGGGCGGCATGCGGCAGCGCCTGCAGATCGCCCGTAACCTCGTGACCGGGCCACGGCTGGTCTTCATGGACGAGCCGACCGGCGGGCTCGACGTGTCGGTGCAGGCGCGCCTGCTCGATCTGCTGCGTGGCCTGGTGGGCGAACTGGGGCTGGCGGCCATCGTCGTCACCCATGACCTGGCCGTGGCGCGCCTTTTGAGCCACCGCATGATGGTGATGAAGGACGGCTATGTCATCGAGGCGGGCCTGACCGACCGCGTGCTCGACGATCCGCGCGAACCCTATACCCAGCTGCTCGTTTCCTCGATCCTGCAGGTGTGA
- a CDS encoding alpha-D-ribose 1-methylphosphonate 5-phosphate C-P-lyase PhnJ — MNAVAQYNFAYLDEQTKRMIRRAILKAIAIPGYQVPFSSREMPMPYGWGTGGVQVTASIIGPDDVLKVIDQGADDTTNAVSIRAFFAKVAQVATTTHTAEATIIQTRHRIPEKKLGAGQILVYQVPIPEPLRFLEPRETETRKMHALEEYGLMHVKLYEDIARHGRIATTYAYPVKVEGRYVMDPSPTPKFDNPKMHMSEALQLFGAGREHRIYAVPPHTQVVSLDFEDHPFAIQHFEQPCALCGAEQVYLDEVILDDQGGHMYVCSDTDNCEERRAAGHVGTLGVAQEAAE; from the coding sequence ATGAACGCCGTCGCCCAGTACAACTTTGCCTATCTCGACGAGCAGACCAAAAGGATGATCCGCAGGGCCATTCTCAAGGCCATTGCCATTCCCGGCTATCAGGTGCCATTCAGCTCCCGCGAAATGCCCATGCCCTATGGCTGGGGCACCGGCGGCGTGCAGGTGACGGCCTCGATCATCGGACCCGATGACGTGCTCAAGGTCATCGACCAGGGCGCCGACGACACCACCAATGCGGTCTCGATCCGCGCCTTCTTCGCCAAGGTGGCGCAGGTGGCCACCACCACCCATACGGCCGAGGCGACCATCATCCAGACCCGCCACCGCATTCCCGAAAAGAAGCTCGGGGCCGGGCAGATCCTGGTCTACCAGGTGCCTATCCCCGAGCCTTTGCGCTTCCTCGAACCGCGCGAAACCGAAACGCGGAAAATGCACGCGCTCGAGGAATATGGGCTGATGCACGTCAAGCTCTATGAGGACATTGCCCGGCACGGCCGCATCGCCACCACCTATGCCTATCCGGTCAAGGTCGAGGGGCGTTACGTCATGGACCCCAGTCCGACGCCGAAATTCGACAATCCCAAGATGCACATGTCAGAGGCGCTGCAGTTGTTCGGCGCCGGGCGCGAGCACCGGATTTATGCCGTGCCGCCGCATACGCAAGTGGTGAGCCTCGACTTCGAGGACCATCCCTTCGCCATCCAGCATTTCGAGCAGCCCTGCGCCCTCTGCGGCGCCGAGCAGGTCTATCTCGACGAGGTCATTCTCGATGACCAGGGCGGGCATATGTATGTGTGCTCCGATACCGACAATTGCGAGGAACGGCGCGCGGCGGGACATGTGGGCACGCTGGGCGTGGCCCAGGAGGCAGCGGAATGA
- a CDS encoding carbon-phosphorus lyase complex subunit PhnI, whose amino-acid sequence MYVAVKGGEAAIANAHALLADRRRGDRSVPGLRLDQIVEQLGLAVDRTMGEGSLYDTELAALALLQARGDLIEAIFLVRAYRTTLPRFGYSQPIDTGAMLIERRISATFKDLPGGQLLGPTFDYTHRLLDASLVGGTVPAPVTRPAEVEAAPRVTDLLGRQGLMEPDGDTDPDAEVGDLTREPLDFPLNRDLRLQALARGDEGFLLALAYSTQRGYGRSHPFVGEIRIGEVDVEFDVPELGFAVNLGRIRVTECQMVNQFKGSAKLAPQFTRGYGLVFGQAERKAMAMSLVDRALRAREFGEDLVAPAQDEEFVIAHCDNVQATGFVEHLKLPHYVDFQAELDMIRRMRAEHEAAELKEAAE is encoded by the coding sequence ATGTATGTAGCCGTAAAGGGCGGTGAAGCCGCCATTGCCAATGCCCATGCCTTGCTGGCCGACCGCCGTCGCGGCGACCGCTCGGTGCCCGGCTTGCGGCTCGACCAGATCGTCGAGCAGCTCGGCCTCGCCGTCGACCGCACCATGGGCGAGGGCTCGCTCTACGATACCGAATTGGCAGCCCTGGCGCTGCTGCAGGCGCGCGGCGACCTGATCGAGGCGATCTTCCTGGTGCGCGCCTATCGCACCACTTTGCCGCGCTTTGGCTATAGCCAGCCAATCGATACCGGGGCCATGCTGATCGAGCGCCGCATCTCGGCCACCTTCAAGGACCTGCCCGGCGGCCAGCTGCTGGGCCCGACCTTCGACTATACCCACCGCCTGCTCGACGCTTCGCTGGTGGGCGGCACCGTGCCGGCGCCGGTGACCCGCCCGGCCGAGGTCGAAGCCGCACCCCGGGTCACCGACCTGCTGGGCCGCCAGGGGCTGATGGAGCCCGATGGCGACACCGACCCCGATGCCGAAGTGGGCGACCTGACGCGCGAACCCCTGGACTTTCCGCTCAACCGCGACCTGCGGCTGCAGGCTCTGGCCCGCGGCGACGAGGGGTTCCTGCTGGCTCTGGCCTATTCCACCCAGCGCGGCTATGGCCGCAGCCATCCTTTCGTCGGCGAAATCCGCATCGGCGAAGTCGATGTGGAATTCGACGTGCCCGAGCTCGGCTTTGCCGTCAATCTGGGGCGCATCCGCGTCACCGAATGCCAGATGGTCAACCAGTTCAAGGGCTCGGCCAAGCTGGCGCCGCAGTTCACCCGCGGCTATGGCCTGGTCTTCGGCCAGGCCGAGCGCAAGGCCATGGCCATGTCATTGGTCGACCGGGCGCTGCGGGCGCGGGAATTTGGCGAGGACCTGGTGGCCCCCGCCCAGGACGAGGAATTCGTCATTGCCCATTGCGACAATGTGCAGGCGACCGGCTTCGTCGAACATCTCAAACTCCCCCATTACGTGGATTTCCAGGCCGAGCTCGACATGATCCGCCGCATGCGCGCGGAGCATGAAGCTGCCGAACTCAAGGAGGCCGCGGAATGA
- the phnH gene encoding phosphonate C-P lyase system protein PhnH: protein MDSLLQGGFADPVLNSQTSFRAIMDALANPGTPQDLVTPQSISHSLSPELVSTLLTLSDHDTPVWLDARLRADGTIGTWLGFHSGAPLVDAPEKATFAAASGAGQLPALDQFNLGTQEYPDRSTTVVLAVPSLSGGEMLVLRGPGIKDHLHISPQGLPADFIAQWSANRELFPRGVDLLLVADGQVMGLPRSTRIAEGH, encoded by the coding sequence ATGGATAGCCTACTTCAGGGCGGTTTCGCCGATCCGGTGCTGAACAGCCAGACCAGTTTCCGCGCCATCATGGACGCGCTGGCCAATCCCGGCACGCCGCAAGACCTCGTCACACCGCAGTCGATTTCGCACAGCCTGTCCCCCGAATTGGTTAGCACACTGTTAACCTTGAGCGACCATGACACCCCCGTCTGGCTGGATGCGCGCCTGCGCGCCGATGGTACTATCGGAACATGGCTGGGCTTTCACAGCGGCGCGCCGCTGGTGGATGCGCCGGAAAAGGCGACTTTTGCCGCGGCCAGCGGGGCAGGGCAGTTGCCGGCGCTCGACCAGTTCAACCTCGGGACCCAGGAATATCCCGATCGCTCGACCACAGTGGTGCTGGCCGTGCCTTCACTGAGTGGCGGCGAGATGCTGGTGCTGCGCGGACCCGGCATCAAGGATCACCTCCATATTAGCCCACAGGGGCTGCCCGCGGATTTCATCGCGCAGTGGAGCGCCAACCGCGAATTATTTCCGCGCGGCGTCGACCTGCTGCTGGTGGCTGATGGCCAAGTCATGGGCCTACCGCGCTCGACGCGCATTGCGGAAGGACACTAA
- the phnG gene encoding phosphonate C-P lyase system protein PhnG translates to MLHTDPKDIGRRKAALDVLAAAPARELAAVWDAWADKPDFTRIRGPETGLVMVRGRAGGGGAPFNMGEASVSRASVRIVTGQVGHGYCLGRDLAKAEVIAVIDALFQRAPEAVEAEIVAPLAALAQRGDQHKRDETAATRVDFFTMVRGDN, encoded by the coding sequence ATGTTGCACACTGACCCCAAGGATATCGGCCGTCGCAAGGCGGCGCTGGACGTGCTGGCTGCCGCGCCGGCGCGCGAACTGGCCGCCGTCTGGGACGCCTGGGCCGACAAGCCCGACTTTACCCGCATCCGCGGCCCCGAAACGGGCCTGGTCATGGTGCGCGGCCGGGCCGGCGGCGGTGGTGCGCCTTTCAATATGGGTGAAGCCTCGGTCAGCCGCGCCAGCGTGCGTATTGTAACCGGGCAGGTGGGGCATGGGTATTGCCTGGGTCGTGACCTCGCCAAGGCAGAAGTCATCGCGGTGATCGATGCGCTGTTCCAGCGCGCGCCCGAGGCGGTCGAGGCCGAGATTGTCGCGCCTTTGGCGGCTTTGGCGCAGCGCGGCGACCAGCACAAGCGCGACGAGACGGCGGCCACGCGGGTCGATTTCTTCACCATGGTGCGCGGGGATAACTGA
- the phnF gene encoding phosphonate metabolism transcriptional regulator PhnF, whose translation MTKTRDELGGVALWRRIADAIRLDIIGGKLASGDRLPTEAVLAARFSANRHTVRRALAVLAEEGVVGAEQGRGTFVRSARRLSYPIGRRTRFSEGLAGQARSISTQHLGDKIENASATVAAALGIKPGAKVVRIDGLSSADGIPLSRATTWLAYRQFPDVAQRLIESHSFTVVFASYGIADYARATTRISARHADVEETQLLGLSAGAILLVSEAIDEDGAGNPISYALSRFPAERMELVV comes from the coding sequence ATGACAAAAACCAGGGATGAACTGGGCGGGGTCGCGCTGTGGCGCCGCATCGCTGACGCCATTCGCCTCGATATCATTGGCGGCAAGCTCGCCAGTGGTGACAGGCTTCCCACCGAAGCCGTTCTGGCAGCACGCTTTTCCGCCAATCGTCACACCGTGCGGCGGGCCTTGGCCGTGCTGGCCGAAGAGGGGGTGGTGGGGGCCGAACAGGGGCGCGGCACCTTTGTGCGCAGCGCCAGGCGGCTGAGCTATCCGATCGGCCGGCGCACCCGATTCTCCGAAGGCCTGGCCGGCCAGGCCCGCAGCATCAGCACGCAGCATCTGGGCGACAAGATCGAAAATGCCAGCGCTACGGTAGCGGCGGCGCTGGGCATCAAACCGGGCGCCAAGGTGGTCCGCATCGACGGCCTGTCATCGGCCGACGGGATACCGCTGTCGCGCGCCACCACCTGGCTGGCCTACCGGCAATTTCCCGATGTGGCGCAGCGGCTGATCGAGAGCCACTCGTTCACGGTGGTCTTTGCCAGCTATGGCATTGCCGATTACGCGCGGGCCACCACCCGCATCTCCGCCCGGCACGCCGATGTCGAGGAAACCCAGCTGCTGGGCCTCTCGGCCGGAGCGATCCTCTTGGTCTCGGAAGCCATTGACGAGGATGGCGCGGGCAATCCCATCTCCTACGCCCTCAGCCGCTTTCCGGCCGAACGGATGGAGCTGGTGGTGTAG
- the phnN gene encoding phosphonate metabolism protein/1,5-bisphosphokinase (PRPP-forming) PhnN has protein sequence MKGNFVAVVGPSGAGKDSLIGFARERLEPTGLIHVVRRVVTRLADGGSEDHDSMDEASFAQAEQDGAFALTWEAHGLRYGLPISLEDDLRAGRVVVANLSRAMIPALVARYPDTVVVAVSADRDVIARRLAGRGRETAESIQQRIARQVADRLPASTVRIDNSGALETAGEQFVQLLQDVAGLPRADERRNAPSSLPRATPT, from the coding sequence ATGAAGGGCAATTTTGTCGCCGTGGTCGGGCCCAGCGGCGCCGGCAAGGACAGCCTGATCGGCTTTGCCCGCGAGCGGCTTGAGCCCACCGGGCTGATCCATGTCGTGCGTCGCGTGGTGACGCGGCTGGCCGATGGCGGCAGCGAAGATCATGACAGCATGGACGAGGCCAGCTTTGCCCAGGCCGAGCAGGACGGCGCCTTTGCCCTGACCTGGGAGGCGCACGGCCTGCGCTATGGCCTGCCCATTTCGCTGGAAGACGATCTGCGCGCGGGCAGGGTGGTGGTGGCCAACCTGTCACGCGCCATGATCCCGGCGCTGGTCGCACGCTATCCCGATACGGTGGTCGTGGCGGTATCGGCCGACCGCGATGTCATCGCGCGGCGGCTGGCCGGACGGGGCCGTGAAACGGCGGAATCGATCCAGCAGCGTATCGCGCGCCAGGTTGCCGACCGCCTGCCGGCCAGCACGGTGCGCATCGACAATTCCGGCGCGCTGGAAACGGCGGGCGAGCAGTTCGTGCAGCTGCTGCAAGATGTTGCGGGGCTGCCGCGGGCTGATGAGCGGAGAAATGCCCCCTCTAGCCTCCCCCGAGCAACCCCCACCTAA
- a CDS encoding alpha-D-ribose 1-methylphosphonate 5-triphosphate diphosphatase, which produces MNSVALGELVLTNARIVLANEVLEGSVRVDGGVITDIGTPSRTGTDLDGDYLIPGLVELHTDHLETHYAPRPKVRWNPVAAVQAHDAQIAASGITTVLDAIRIGLDEQTDIGAEDMRTLAGAIRAGNEAGRLRAEHFIHLRCEVSAPDCLDSFLAIIDDPQVRLASLMDHAPGQRQFASLDAYKAYYQGKTKMSDAQLDEFSERRNRQSQTHAGPFRRAIADICHDKGIVLASHDDATRAHVEEAVDLGLHIAEFPTTLEAARASRQAGMSILMGGPNVVRGGSHSGNVSARVLAEADLLDILSSDYIPFSMLQSAFSLAENVEGISLPKAVQLVTKRPAEAGGFSDRGEIEVGKRADFVHLRIEDGIPIVLTVYREGRRVI; this is translated from the coding sequence ATGAACAGTGTCGCCCTCGGAGAACTCGTCCTCACCAATGCCCGCATCGTGCTGGCCAATGAGGTATTGGAGGGCTCCGTGCGCGTGGACGGCGGCGTCATCACCGATATCGGCACGCCCAGCCGCACCGGCACTGACCTCGACGGGGATTATTTGATTCCCGGTCTCGTGGAGCTGCATACCGACCACCTCGAGACCCATTATGCGCCGCGCCCCAAGGTGCGCTGGAACCCCGTCGCCGCGGTGCAGGCGCATGACGCCCAGATCGCCGCCTCGGGCATTACCACCGTGCTCGACGCCATCCGCATCGGGCTGGACGAGCAGACCGATATCGGCGCCGAGGACATGCGCACCCTGGCTGGCGCCATCCGCGCCGGCAACGAAGCCGGTCGGCTGCGGGCGGAACACTTCATCCACCTGCGCTGCGAGGTCTCGGCCCCCGATTGCCTCGACAGTTTCCTCGCCATCATCGACGATCCGCAGGTGCGCCTGGCCTCGCTGATGGACCACGCCCCCGGCCAGCGCCAGTTCGCCAGCCTCGACGCCTACAAGGCCTATTACCAGGGCAAGACCAAGATGAGCGACGCCCAGCTCGACGAGTTTTCCGAGCGCCGCAACCGCCAGTCCCAGACCCATGCCGGCCCGTTCCGCCGCGCCATCGCCGACATCTGCCATGACAAGGGCATCGTACTGGCCAGCCATGACGACGCCACCCGCGCCCATGTCGAGGAAGCCGTCGATCTGGGCCTGCACATTGCCGAATTCCCCACCACGCTGGAAGCGGCCCGGGCCTCGCGCCAGGCCGGCATGTCCATCCTGATGGGCGGCCCCAATGTGGTGCGTGGCGGATCGCATTCCGGCAATGTCTCGGCGCGGGTTCTGGCCGAGGCCGACCTGCTCGATATTCTGTCGTCCGACTACATTCCCTTCTCCATGCTGCAGTCGGCATTTTCGCTCGCCGAGAACGTGGAGGGGATAAGTTTGCCCAAGGCGGTGCAGCTGGTGACCAAGCGCCCGGCCGAGGCCGGTGGTTTCAGTGATCGCGGCGAGATCGAAGTGGGCAAGCGCGCCGATTTCGTGCATCTGCGCATCGAGGACGGTATTCCCATCGTCCTTACCGTCTATCGGGAAGGTCGCCGCGTCATATGA